From the Astyanax mexicanus isolate ESR-SI-001 chromosome 9, AstMex3_surface, whole genome shotgun sequence genome, one window contains:
- the LOC103032146 gene encoding sodium- and chloride-dependent betaine transporter-like, whose amino-acid sequence MLCLLNSCTSVVAGFAVFSVLGFMAHEHGKPIAEVAESGPGLAFIAYPQAVAMIPLPQVWAVCFFVMVMLLCLDTEFIALETIVTSVTDIFPRVLRRPRHRGPFLLAVCLFCFMIQLIMTTEGGMYWFQLFDYYACSGACVLFLSVFQTLAIGWIFGGLHTNSKRNILS is encoded by the exons ATGCTGTGTCTGCTGAACAGCTGTACCAGTGTGGTGGCAGGGTTTGCTGTTTTCTCAGTTTTGGGATTCATGGCTCATGAACATGGCAAACCTATAGCGGAGGTAGCAGAGTCAG GACCTGGTCTAGCTTTCATAGCTTACCCCCAGGCAGTGGCAATGATACCCCTGCCTcaggtgtgggcagtgtgcttcTTCGTTATGGTGATGCTCCTGTGTCTGGACACAGAG TTTATTGCTCTTGAAACCATTGTTACATCAGTGACGGACATCTTTCCCAGAGTGCTACGCAGACCCAGGCACAGAGGACCGTTTCTCCTGGCCGTCTGCCTCTTTTGCTTTATGATTCAACTCATCATGACTACAGAG GGAGGGATGTACTGGTTTCAGCTATTTGACTACTATGCCTGTAGTGGAGCCTGTGTcctgtttctctctgtatttcAGACCTTGGCCATTGGCTGGATCTTTGGTGGGTTACACACCAATTCCAAACGCAATATACTTTCCTGA